The proteins below come from a single Caloenas nicobarica isolate bCalNic1 chromosome 23, bCalNic1.hap1, whole genome shotgun sequence genomic window:
- the LOC135997629 gene encoding protein argonaute-4 has translation MEALGPGPPASLFQPPRRPGLGTVGKPIRLLANHFQVQIPKIDVYHYDVDIKPEKRPRRVNREVVDTMVRHFKMQIFGDRQPGYDGKRNMYTAHPLPIGRDRVDMEVTLPGEGKDQTFKVSIQWVSVVSLQLLLEALAGHLNEVPEDSVQALDVITRHLPSMRYTPVGRSFFSPPEGYYHPLGGGREVWFGFHQSVRPAMWNMMLNIDVSATAFYRAQPIIEFMCEVLDIQNINEQTKPLTDSQRVKFTKEIRGLKVEVTHCGQMKRKYRVCNVTRRPASHQTFPLQLENGQAMECTVAQYFKQKYSLQLKYPHLPCLQVGQEQKHTYLPLEVCNIVAGQRCIKKLTDNQTSTMIKATARSAPDRQEEISRLVKSNSMVGGPDPYLKEFGIVVHNEMTELTGRVLPAPMLQYGGRNKTVATPNQGVWDMRGKQFYAGIEIKVWAVACFAPQKQCREDLLKSFTDQLRKISKDAGMPIQGQPCFCKYAQGADSVEPMFKHLKLTYVGLQLIVVILPGKTPVYAEVKRVGDTLLGMATQCVQVKNVVKTSPQTLSNLCLKINAKLGGINNVLVPHQRPSVFQQPVIFLGADVTHPPAGDGKKPSIAAVVGSMDGHPSRYCATVRVQTSRQETSQELLYSQEVIQDLTNMVRELLIQFYKSTRFKPTRIIYYRGGVSEGQMKQVAWPELIAIRKACISLEEDYRPGITYIVVQKRHHTRLFCADKTERVGKSGNVPAGTTVDSTITHPSEFDFYLCSHAGIQGTSRPSHYQVLWDDNCFTADELQLLTYQLCHTYVRCTRSVSIPAPAYYARLVAFRARYHLVDKDHDSAEGSHVSGQSNGRDPQALAKAVQIHHDTQHTMYFA, from the exons ggcccccggccagcctgttccagccgccgcgccgccccggcctGGGAACCGTGGGGAAACCCATCCGCCTCCTGGCCAACCACTTCCAGGTGCAGATCCCCAAGATCGACGTTTATCACTACGATGTCGATATCAAACCGGAAAAACGCCCCCGAAGAGTGAACAG agaggtggtggatacTATGGTGAGACACTTCAAGATGCAGATATTTGGTGATCGGCAGCCCGGATACGATGGCAAACGGAACATGTACACTGCGCACCCGTTACCTATTGGCCGGGACAGA GTGGATATGGAGGTGACGCTTCCAGGAGAGGGGAAGGACCAGACGTTTAAAGTGTCAATTCAGTGGGTGTCTGTCGtcagcctccagctgctgctggaagctCTGGCTGGGCACTTGAATGAAGTTCCTGAAGATTCCGTGCAGGCGCTGGACGTGATCACTCGGCACCTGCCCTCCATGAG GTACACTCCTGTGGGTCgctcctttttctccccccccGAAGGTTATTATCACCCCCTGGGCGGTGGCAGGGAGGTCTGGTTCGGTTTCCACCAGTCGGTCAGACCTGCCATGTGGAACATGATGCTCAACATTGACG TGTCAGCAACTGCTTTCTATCGCGCCCAGCCTATCATTGAGTTCATGTGCGAGGTCTTGGACATTCAGAACATCAATGAACAAACCAAACCTCTTACAGACTCCCAGCGTGTCAAGTTTACCAAAGAAATCAGAG GTCTAAAAGTAGAGGTTACCCATTGTGGCCAGATGAAGAGAAAATACCGGGTTTGCAATGTTACTCGGAGACCAGCCAGTCATCAAAC GTTtcctctgcagctggaaaatggGCAGGCTATGGAGTGCACAGTAGCTCAATATTTTAAGCAGAAGTATAGTCTGCAGCTAAAATATCCTCACCTTCCCTGTCTCCAAGTAGGACAGGAACAGAAACACACATACTTACCGCTTGAG GTGTGTAACATCGTGGCCGGCCAGAGGTGCATCAAGAAGCTGACGGACAATCAGACATCCACTATGATCAAAGCAACTGCGAGATCTGCGCCCGACCGACAGGAAGAAATCAGCAGATTA GTGAAAAGCAACAGTATGGTTGGTGGACCTGATCCGTATCTGAAGGAGTTTGGTATCGTTGTCCATAACGAAATGACGGAGTTAACAGGCAGAGTTTTGCCTGCACCAATGCTGCAATATGGAGGCAGG AACAAGACTGTGGCCACACCAAACCAAGGTGTGTGGGACATGAGAGGGAAACAGTTCTATGCTGGCATTGAGATTAAAGTTTGGGCTGTTGCCTGTTTTGCTCCTCAAAAACAATGCAGGGAAGACTTACTAAA GAGTTTCACAGACCAGCTGCGCAAGATCTCGAAGGACGCAGGGATGCCCATCCAAGGCCAGCCCTGTTTCTGCAAATACGCCCAGGGTGCGGACAGCGTGGAGCCCATGTTTAAACACTTAAAACTGACTTACGTTGGTCTGCAGCTGATCGTGGTGATTCTACCTGGCAAGACGCCTGTGTACG cTGAAGTAAAGCGAGTTGGTGACACTCTTCTAGGAATGGCCACTCAGTGTGTTCAGGTAAAGAATGTGGTAAAAACCTCACCGCAAACGCTGTCCAACCTGTGTCTGAAGATAAATGCAAAGCTTGGAGGAATCAACAATGTGCTTGTGCCTCATCAAAG GCCCTCGGTGTTCCAGCAGCCGGTGATCTTTCTGGGCGCAGATGTCACTCACCCTCCCGCGGGGGACGGGAAGAAGCCGTCCATCGCCGCGGTGGTGGGCAGCATGGACGGGCACCCCAGCCGCTACTGCGCCACGGTCCGCGTGCAGACCTCGCGCCAGGAgacctcccaggagctgctctaCAGCCAGGAGGTCATACAGGACCTGACCAACATGGTGCGAGAATTACTGATCCAGTTCTACAAATCCACTCGTTTCAAGCCCACGAGGATCATTTACTACAGAGGGGGAGTATCAGAAGGACAGATGAAGCAG GTAGCTTGGCCAGAACTGATAGCAATCCGGAAGGCCTGTATTAGTTTGGAAGAAGATTATAGACCAGGAATAACCTACATTGTTGTGCAGAAAAGGCATCACACCCGACTATTCTGCGCTGACAAAACTGAAAGG GTGGGTAAGAGCGGCAATGTACCAGCGGGCACTACTGTGGACAGCACGATCACGCATCCTTCTGAGTTTGACTTTTACCTCTGTAGCCACGCAGGGATTCAG GGAACCAGCCGGCCCTCCCACTACCAGGTCTTGTGGGATGACAACTGTTTTACCGCAGACGAACTCCAGCTGCTGACGTACCAGCTGTGTCACACCTACGTCCGCTGTACGCGGTCAGTCTCTATTCCGGCTCCCGCGTACTACGCCCGGCTGGTGGCGTTCAGGGCCAGGTACCATCTGGTGGACAAGGATCACGACAG CGCCGAAGGCAGCCATGTGTCGGGACAGAGCAACGGCCGCGATCCTCAGGCTCTGGCAAAGGCGGTGCAGATCCACCACGATACTCAGCATACCATGTATTTTGCCTGA